One Paenibacillus crassostreae DNA segment encodes these proteins:
- a CDS encoding ABC transporter ATP-binding protein: MLNIENVSLTIGAYTLLDNINLQLNEGKIYGLLGPNGAGKTTLFKSMLGLTAYSGKITSDNQLLSSCDFGSLIEYPAFYNNLTVMENLQLHSQYLRLQQPDIQSALEQVDLWGARKKKFSQLSLGMKQRLGIARAFLDTPKYLLLDEPTNGLDPLGIKEIRILLKDRLKSPQHCILVSSHNLTEIAAIADELIFIRGGQIIKTMQNSFDNEQDLEKLYEDIMTSYQKENE, translated from the coding sequence ATGTTGAATATTGAAAACGTTAGCCTGACTATAGGGGCATATACATTGTTGGACAACATCAATTTACAATTGAATGAAGGGAAAATATATGGGCTTCTTGGTCCGAATGGTGCCGGGAAAACAACCTTATTCAAGTCTATGCTTGGTCTAACTGCCTATTCTGGAAAAATCACTTCGGATAACCAACTATTATCAAGCTGTGATTTTGGAAGCCTGATTGAATACCCTGCTTTTTACAACAATCTGACTGTCATGGAGAACTTACAGCTTCATTCACAATACCTGAGACTGCAACAGCCAGATATTCAAAGTGCACTGGAACAAGTAGATTTATGGGGTGCGAGAAAAAAGAAATTCTCCCAGCTCTCACTTGGTATGAAGCAGCGTTTAGGTATTGCCCGCGCTTTTCTGGACACGCCTAAATATCTGCTTCTTGACGAGCCGACCAATGGACTGGATCCGTTGGGGATTAAAGAGATTCGCATCTTGCTTAAAGATAGGCTGAAATCCCCCCAACATTGTATTTTGGTATCAAGTCACAATCTTACTGAAATAGCAGCGATTGCTGACGAATTGATTTTTATTCGTGGCGGGCAAATTATCAAAACCATGCAGAATAGTTTTGATAATGAACAGGATTTAGAAAAGCTGTATGAAGATATTATGACCTCCTATCAAAAGGAGAACGAATAA
- a CDS encoding sensor histidine kinase, which yields MILIIYSIIATIVSVYLLSALILRRRQIKEVRKQLVYLEQRNTQKEITLGTSDNEMIAFIESLNALLAKYRNTGLKIENKNNAFRETITSLSHDLRTPLTTANGYIQLLLELDLSVEQLEYVQITQERISAVKKLLDQLFEFARIEADELELNNEPVNLNNILRDTLATYYGDFEKKNVIPNISIPNEPFIILGDKEAIIRVFSNVIYNALLYGEGNYVISSKQGNQGYYISFSNLSNTVVAEDIAHIFDRFYTTDKSRSKKTTGLGLAIAKRLIEKTGGNITASLEDKTFSITILFSKESSIW from the coding sequence ATGATACTTATAATCTATTCGATTATTGCAACTATTGTTTCTGTCTACTTACTTTCTGCACTGATACTACGAAGGCGGCAGATTAAAGAAGTAAGAAAGCAACTGGTTTATTTGGAGCAACGAAATACTCAAAAGGAAATCACTTTAGGCACATCCGATAATGAAATGATTGCTTTCATCGAAAGCCTCAACGCGTTGTTAGCTAAATACAGAAACACGGGGCTCAAAATAGAAAATAAAAACAATGCTTTTCGTGAGACCATCACCAGTTTATCGCACGATCTACGCACCCCTCTCACCACTGCCAACGGATACATTCAGTTGCTTTTAGAACTGGATTTGTCTGTAGAACAATTGGAGTATGTCCAGATAACCCAAGAACGTATTTCTGCTGTGAAAAAGTTACTTGACCAGCTTTTTGAATTTGCACGAATTGAAGCCGATGAGTTGGAATTAAACAATGAGCCAGTCAATTTAAACAATATTCTACGTGATACGCTTGCCACTTATTACGGAGATTTTGAAAAGAAAAATGTTATTCCAAATATTAGTATCCCTAATGAACCATTTATTATTTTGGGCGACAAGGAAGCAATTATACGAGTGTTTTCTAATGTCATATATAATGCTTTACTTTATGGTGAAGGTAATTATGTCATCAGCTCTAAACAGGGAAACCAAGGATATTATATTTCATTTTCCAATCTTTCCAATACGGTTGTGGCAGAGGATATTGCACATATTTTTGACCGATTTTATACAACCGATAAATCCAGAAGTAAAAAAACAACCGGACTAGGTTTAGCAATTGCAAAAAGACTGATTGAAAAGACGGGTGGCAATATAACAGCTTCATTAGAGGACAAAACTTTTTCAATAACTATACTTTTTTCGAAAGAATCCTCTATATGGTAA
- a CDS encoding ATP-binding cassette domain-containing protein encodes MPTVLQTNSLSKIFAQSAGIRDVSLQVMAGDIYALLGRDGSGKSTLLKVLTGSIASTFGNFTFFDNTDVQSEYARIGYVPQVPALNMNFTIAENLEYYAKAFGIVSTSSITSLSKSVDIDITERKKVKRLPFGIQRKLSIAVALLGKPDLLLLDEPLRGLDAIEKSFILNFLLRLSKRENLTIFLTGQNYEEVSKISTRYGIINNETIIDEFTTVALSERCNRCVKIRTKQTIKATSILEKICPEYEILSDDEIRVFGVMDRSGFINTSLVSAGITVDEISITGEDEGMYITNLMGGKKG; translated from the coding sequence ATGCCTACCGTACTACAAACAAATTCATTGTCAAAGATTTTTGCACAATCTGCTGGCATTAGGGATGTATCATTGCAAGTTATGGCTGGGGATATTTACGCTTTGTTAGGTCGCGACGGTTCGGGAAAATCCACCCTATTAAAAGTATTGACCGGTTCTATCGCCTCGACCTTTGGTAATTTTACATTCTTTGATAATACAGATGTTCAAAGCGAATATGCCCGAATAGGTTATGTTCCACAAGTGCCAGCCCTTAATATGAATTTCACCATTGCAGAGAATTTGGAGTACTATGCAAAAGCGTTTGGAATTGTGTCTACTTCCTCTATAACTTCACTGTCAAAGTCAGTAGATATAGATATAACTGAAAGAAAAAAAGTGAAGAGGCTTCCCTTTGGGATTCAACGCAAATTAAGTATTGCTGTTGCACTATTAGGAAAACCAGATTTGTTGCTACTAGATGAACCCTTAAGAGGACTGGACGCAATTGAAAAAAGTTTTATTTTAAACTTTCTACTTCGCTTATCCAAAAGAGAAAATCTCACAATTTTTTTGACAGGACAAAACTATGAAGAAGTTTCCAAAATATCTACTCGCTATGGAATTATCAATAATGAAACGATTATTGACGAATTCACGACAGTAGCGCTTTCAGAACGCTGCAATCGATGTGTGAAAATCCGCACTAAACAAACGATAAAAGCAACATCTATTTTAGAAAAAATTTGTCCTGAATACGAAATTCTTTCAGATGATGAAATTCGTGTATTTGGGGTTATGGATAGATCTGGTTTTATAAATACCAGTTTGGTATCAGCTGGTATAACAGTTGATGAAATTTCTATTACTGGGGAAGATGAAGGAATGTACATTACAAATTTGATGGGAGGGAAAAAGGGATGA
- a CDS encoding ABC transporter permease: MKILIINEFRKLKREWFLLMLLLLTLIPVLTGSLGLFLNGSGKPLDDLFFFINNQFSMFFPMVVFILIGSLFYMEYKNQTYINWITYGYSKTKLYFSKVIVGMIIAFAFAGLMYLFLVAFFPILMGMEKITTSSTSFIDISKGFFLEVLLLVPITIVAGAIVINLSRNIVVTSVLGVIYGFVSVFFIGASQGYFIPGAFAYRLCMYFVDNTSYYDNPTMATITGLTSYLIIFTILFLIGLLLFTRKRKIEN, translated from the coding sequence ATGAAAATCTTAATCATAAATGAATTTCGCAAACTCAAAAGAGAATGGTTTTTGCTTATGTTGCTTCTGCTTACACTTATTCCAGTACTAACTGGCAGTTTGGGACTGTTCCTAAATGGAAGCGGAAAGCCTCTTGATGATCTGTTTTTTTTCATCAACAATCAATTTTCAATGTTCTTCCCTATGGTAGTATTTATATTGATTGGCTCTTTGTTCTATATGGAATATAAGAACCAAACCTATATCAACTGGATTACTTATGGTTATTCAAAAACAAAGCTGTATTTTTCAAAAGTTATTGTTGGAATGATCATTGCCTTTGCATTTGCTGGGCTTATGTACCTGTTTCTTGTAGCTTTCTTCCCCATTCTCATGGGCATGGAGAAGATTACAACTAGCTCCACAAGTTTTATTGATATTTCAAAAGGATTTTTCCTTGAAGTCCTACTGCTAGTGCCAATTACCATTGTAGCTGGAGCAATAGTTATCAATCTGTCAAGAAATATTGTTGTAACCAGCGTACTAGGTGTGATTTATGGCTTTGTATCTGTTTTCTTTATTGGAGCATCGCAAGGCTACTTTATTCCCGGTGCCTTTGCATATCGCTTATGTATGTATTTTGTGGATAATACTTCATACTATGATAATCCTACAATGGCCACAATAACTGGTTTAACAAGCTATCTTATCATATTTACAATTTTGTTCTTGATAGGTTTACTACTTTTTACACGCAAACGAAAAATAGAAAACTGA
- a CDS encoding response regulator transcription factor produces MTHILIVEDDTLISDMIKKLLFQNGYSTTTAYSGTEAILLLNQKSFDLILLDLMLPGMSGEAVLEKIKESVDTPVIGVSSKTDTESKINLIRRGADDYLTKPFDNKELLVRIEAVLRRYQKGNSAPEEILRFKDLTLNSTTLEVKIKNEQISLTRYEFLILKLLMTNPDRVFTKNIIYESVWNENFEGEENAINVHIGNLRKKFSKVIPDEPYIQTVWGLGFKMQ; encoded by the coding sequence ATGACACATATTTTAATTGTAGAAGATGATACGCTGATTAGCGACATGATTAAGAAATTGCTGTTTCAAAATGGTTATAGCACGACAACAGCATATTCAGGAACAGAAGCCATTCTCTTATTGAATCAAAAGAGCTTTGATTTAATTCTGCTCGACTTAATGCTACCCGGTATGTCTGGAGAAGCTGTTTTGGAAAAGATAAAAGAGTCTGTGGATACACCTGTTATCGGTGTTTCTTCAAAAACAGATACCGAAAGTAAGATCAATCTTATTCGTCGTGGAGCTGATGACTATCTAACGAAACCCTTCGATAATAAAGAATTACTTGTAAGAATTGAAGCCGTGTTACGAAGATATCAAAAAGGAAATTCAGCACCAGAAGAAATCTTGCGTTTCAAAGATTTAACTTTAAACAGTACAACCTTAGAAGTTAAAATTAAAAATGAGCAAATTTCCCTTACGCGTTATGAATTTTTAATTTTAAAGCTGCTTATGACTAACCCCGACAGAGTATTTACAAAGAATATTATTTACGAAAGTGTGTGGAATGAGAATTTTGAAGGAGAAGAAAATGCCATCAATGTCCATATCGGTAATTTAAGAAAAAAATTCAGCAAAGTCATCCCTGATGAACCCTATATTCAAACAGTATGGGGATTGGGTTTTAAAATGCAGTAG
- a CDS encoding receptor has protein sequence MLSNICLVIAMLALGSMLLAAVSGLLKDGLKGLKSNAKWVGISLVIYVITFAIFLFAQ, from the coding sequence ATGTTGAGCAACATTTGTTTGGTGATTGCCATGTTAGCTTTAGGCTCTATGCTACTGGCTGCTGTTAGCGGTTTATTAAAAGATGGGTTAAAAGGGCTGAAGAGCAATGCGAAATGGGTAGGTATTTCATTAGTGATTTATGTTATCACCTTTGCCATTTTTCTGTTTGCACAATAA
- a CDS encoding MerR family transcriptional regulator, producing the protein MKVKEVADLVGVSVRTLHHYDEIGLLNPEETTESGYRVYSDENLETLQQILFFKELGFPLKKINEILTRPSFDREEALEMQRKMLLEKRSRLNKMIGTIEKTIQHSKGEIHMSNQEKFEGFDFSHNPYEQEAREKWGDHAVDEANEKAKSMSKPDQEKFNEIYRNLATLRHLLPDSKEAQAAIKEWFVLLNTIGNYSLEAFKGLGQMYVEDVRFTKNIDQFGEGLAVFMRDAMTVYADRNK; encoded by the coding sequence ATGAAAGTCAAGGAAGTTGCTGATCTAGTTGGGGTTAGTGTGCGCACACTGCATCATTATGATGAAATAGGATTATTAAACCCAGAGGAAACCACCGAATCAGGTTATCGAGTATATTCTGACGAGAATCTCGAGACTCTTCAACAAATCTTATTTTTTAAAGAGCTTGGCTTCCCTTTAAAGAAAATTAATGAAATTCTTACTAGACCATCATTCGATCGGGAAGAAGCTCTTGAAATGCAGCGTAAAATGCTGCTTGAAAAAAGAAGCCGACTGAATAAAATGATTGGGACAATCGAAAAAACAATTCAGCATTCGAAAGGAGAAATACACATGTCAAATCAAGAAAAATTCGAAGGCTTTGATTTTAGCCATAATCCATATGAACAAGAGGCACGAGAAAAATGGGGAGACCATGCAGTTGATGAAGCAAACGAAAAAGCGAAAAGCATGTCTAAACCCGATCAAGAAAAATTCAATGAAATTTATCGAAACCTTGCTACTCTTCGTCACCTCTTACCTGATTCAAAAGAGGCTCAAGCAGCAATTAAAGAGTGGTTCGTGCTCTTGAATACAATTGGGAACTATTCACTTGAAGCCTTCAAAGGCTTAGGTCAAATGTACGTAGAGGACGTACGGTTCACAAAAAATATCGATCAATTTGGCGAAGGCTTAGCCGTATTCATGCGCGATGCAATGACTGTCTATGCAGATAGAAACAAGTGA
- a CDS encoding ABC transporter permease, with protein sequence MIAVFQSELYRVRKSKTFIVCLSLAIFFVLALAISYNYDYVRVPEKAGSLVFPSLADFTEYLFSDYSMISPLLLFLIVHITSDFKQELYPVLLSKGIKRTAIFWGKLLSCLCAMMLYLVICIVFAYAVIFTMWANISGVNIPVFEIGTYLSIQFLSFGAYTTFVLMICYLLRNRTTSFFVNYLLIAVLWLYLTKIGIALDMSYPLYQYWIVGLSNGLQIEQIPHNIGRIIVTITLYFIIPIAVTRTTFCHFDIKNSEKGKL encoded by the coding sequence ATGATTGCTGTTTTCCAAAGCGAGCTATATCGTGTTCGCAAGAGCAAAACATTTATTGTTTGTTTATCTCTCGCAATATTTTTTGTCTTAGCGTTGGCCATATCTTACAATTATGATTATGTTCGAGTACCAGAAAAAGCAGGAAGCCTCGTTTTCCCCTCCCTTGCAGACTTTACAGAATACTTATTTTCAGACTACAGTATGATTTCCCCTTTATTATTATTTTTGATTGTTCATATAACAAGTGACTTTAAGCAAGAATTATACCCTGTATTGCTGTCAAAGGGTATAAAAAGAACAGCAATATTTTGGGGTAAACTCTTGTCTTGCTTGTGTGCAATGATGCTTTATCTTGTAATATGCATTGTCTTTGCCTATGCTGTGATTTTTACTATGTGGGCTAATATTTCCGGGGTCAACATTCCTGTTTTTGAGATAGGAACATATCTTTCCATACAGTTTTTATCCTTTGGTGCTTATACTACTTTTGTTTTGATGATCTGCTATTTGTTGCGCAATCGCACGACAAGTTTTTTTGTTAATTATCTTCTAATTGCAGTACTATGGTTATATTTGACAAAGATTGGAATCGCTTTGGATATGTCATATCCTTTATATCAATATTGGATTGTAGGGCTTTCAAACGGTCTACAAATAGAACAAATCCCACACAATATTGGCCGCATCATTGTTACAATTACTTTGTATTTTATAATTCCTATTGCAGTGACAAGAACTACTTTCTGTCATTTTGATATTAAAAATTCGGAAAAGGGCAAGTTATGA